One Epidermidibacterium keratini DNA segment encodes these proteins:
- a CDS encoding ABC transporter ATP-binding protein, translating to MFAPTYQTMRSFRGRDAKPQKLAPGTWRRILGFARPFRKEIGWFLVLAVIAAVVAVVTPLLAGDVVNEITGQAGGSQQVTVVVWLAVAIAGLAFVDAALSMGSRYFSARVGEGLIYRMRTLVFSHVQRMSLAFFTKAQTGALVTRLNNDINGAQQAFTTTLSSLVSNVVGLALTIGVMLTLSWQITVLSLILLPIFILPARRVGNRLADMTRESYTLNASMNTTMTERFNVSGALLVSLFGRPDRELSYFSDRADRVRDIGVRSAMYGRAFLVALTLVAALAQALTYGVGGYLAVTGALSAGTVVSLALLLSRLYGPLTALSNVRVDVMSALVSFERVFEVLDLPPQISDKPDARRLDTSAAGVEFDGVHFTYPASAEVSLASLEDIAIRDTAPRNPVLHGVSFSAEPGQMVALVGPSGAGKTTVSQLVPRIYDVTAGAVRVGGTDVRDVELQSLRDTIGVVSQDAHLFHDTIRVNLAYAKPDASDDELVAALRAAHVWDLVESLPDGLDTVVGDRGYRLSGGEKQRLAIARVLLKAPSIIVLDEATAHLDSESEAAVQRALSAALAGRTSIVIAHRLSTIRDADLIVVLDQGRVVQSGNHQQLLAEGGLYAELYRTQFAPAQAS from the coding sequence ATGTTTGCGCCGACGTACCAAACGATGCGCTCGTTTCGCGGGCGTGACGCGAAGCCGCAGAAGCTCGCACCGGGTACCTGGCGGCGGATTCTCGGTTTCGCCCGGCCCTTCCGCAAGGAGATCGGCTGGTTTCTCGTCCTCGCGGTGATCGCTGCGGTCGTCGCGGTGGTCACACCACTGCTGGCCGGCGACGTCGTCAACGAGATCACCGGACAGGCAGGGGGCTCGCAGCAGGTCACCGTGGTGGTTTGGCTGGCGGTGGCTATCGCGGGGCTGGCTTTTGTCGATGCCGCCTTGTCGATGGGCAGCCGCTACTTCTCGGCGCGGGTCGGCGAGGGTCTGATTTATCGCATGCGCACGCTGGTGTTTTCGCATGTGCAGCGGATGTCGTTGGCCTTCTTCACCAAGGCGCAGACCGGAGCGCTGGTCACGCGGCTCAACAACGACATCAACGGCGCACAGCAGGCCTTCACCACAACGCTGTCGAGCCTGGTCTCGAACGTCGTCGGGCTCGCGCTGACCATCGGCGTCATGCTCACGTTGTCGTGGCAGATCACCGTGCTCTCGCTGATCCTGCTGCCGATCTTCATCCTCCCGGCGCGCCGGGTCGGCAACCGGCTTGCCGATATGACCCGCGAGAGCTACACGCTCAACGCGAGTATGAACACCACGATGACGGAGCGGTTTAACGTCTCCGGAGCCCTGCTGGTGAGTCTTTTCGGGCGTCCGGATCGTGAGCTGAGCTACTTCAGCGATCGCGCCGATCGGGTGCGCGATATCGGCGTACGGTCGGCGATGTACGGGCGGGCGTTCCTTGTCGCGCTGACCCTGGTCGCTGCCCTCGCGCAGGCGTTGACGTACGGCGTGGGTGGCTATCTCGCGGTCACGGGCGCCCTGAGCGCGGGAACGGTGGTCTCGCTGGCGTTGCTTCTGTCGCGGCTTTATGGACCGCTGACCGCGCTGTCTAACGTGCGCGTCGACGTGATGAGCGCGCTCGTATCTTTTGAGCGGGTCTTTGAGGTGCTGGACCTCCCGCCGCAGATCAGCGACAAGCCGGACGCGCGCCGGCTTGATACGAGTGCTGCTGGAGTCGAGTTCGACGGCGTGCACTTCACGTATCCGGCGTCCGCTGAAGTCTCGCTCGCGTCGCTCGAGGACATCGCGATCCGCGACACTGCGCCGCGGAATCCAGTGCTACATGGTGTGTCGTTCAGTGCCGAACCGGGTCAGATGGTCGCCCTCGTTGGTCCTTCGGGAGCCGGCAAGACGACGGTGAGCCAGCTCGTGCCGCGTATCTATGACGTGACGGCGGGTGCCGTCCGAGTGGGCGGTACCGACGTACGCGACGTCGAACTGCAATCGTTGCGAGACACGATCGGCGTCGTCAGCCAGGACGCGCACCTGTTTCACGACACCATCCGCGTCAACTTGGCCTACGCCAAGCCCGACGCGAGCGATGACGAGCTCGTCGCGGCATTGCGAGCAGCGCACGTGTGGGATCTCGTGGAGTCGCTGCCGGACGGGCTCGACACGGTCGTCGGCGACCGCGGCTACCGGCTGTCGGGAGGCGAGAAGCAGCGCCTGGCGATCGCCCGCGTGCTACTTAAAGCGCCGTCGATCATCGTGCTCGACGAGGCAACCGCGCACCTCGACAGCGAGTCCGAGGCTGCCGTGCAACGGGCCCTATCTGCGGCGCTGGCCGGACGTACGTCGATTGTGATCGCACACCGGCTGTCGACGATTCGCGATGCCGACCTCATCGTCGTACTCGACCAGGGCCGCGTCGTACAGTCCGGCAATCATCAGCAGTTGCTTGCCGAAGGTGGGCTGTATGCCGAGCTGTATCGCACTCAGTTCGCACCGGCGCAGGCCAGCTGA
- a CDS encoding ABC-F family ATP-binding cassette domain-containing protein has protein sequence MITAEKIELRAGARMLIDDATMRVQPGDRIGLVGRNGAGKTTSLRVLAGESQPGRGRVETKGSVGYLPQDPKSGDLTVTASDRVLSARGLDVLVHDMADLSERMANSDGAERDKLITRYSRLEDQFAANGGYAAESEAARICSNLGLPDRVLAQQLSTLSGGQRRRVELARILFSGADTLLLDEPTNHLDADSIGWLRDFLVRQDGGLVVISHDVDLLDAVVNKVWYLDANRAVLDVYNVGWKDYLKQRDVDEKRRKRERANAEKKAGALLSQADKMRAKATKAVAAQNMARRAEQLLAGLEEERQSDRVARVRFPAPAPAGRTPLQAEGLSKSYGSLEIFTDVDLAVDRGTRVVVLGLNGAGKTTLLRLLFGAEPPDSGRVVPGHGLKMGYFAQEHETIDGSLSVLENITRAAPDAASTDLRKILGAFLFSGDSVHQPAGTLSGGEKTRLALASLVSSGANVLLLDEPTNNLDPASREQVLDALKTYTGAVILVTHDEGAVEALAPEKVILLPDGVEDNWSPDLADLVALA, from the coding sequence GTGATTACCGCTGAGAAGATCGAGCTGCGCGCCGGCGCGCGCATGCTGATCGACGACGCCACCATGCGCGTGCAACCGGGCGATCGGATCGGGCTCGTCGGGCGCAACGGCGCAGGCAAGACGACCTCGCTTCGGGTGCTCGCCGGCGAGTCGCAGCCGGGTCGTGGCCGCGTCGAGACCAAGGGGAGTGTCGGCTACCTGCCGCAGGACCCGAAGAGCGGCGACCTTACCGTCACTGCCAGCGACCGGGTGCTGTCGGCCCGCGGGCTCGACGTACTCGTCCACGACATGGCCGACCTGTCCGAGCGCATGGCAAACTCCGACGGTGCCGAGCGCGACAAGCTGATCACTCGCTACTCGCGGCTGGAGGACCAGTTCGCCGCCAATGGCGGGTACGCCGCCGAGAGCGAAGCGGCGCGCATCTGCTCCAACCTCGGGCTGCCCGATCGCGTGCTGGCACAGCAGCTCAGCACGCTGTCCGGCGGTCAGCGCCGCCGCGTCGAGTTGGCGCGCATCCTCTTCTCCGGCGCCGACACGCTGCTGCTGGACGAGCCGACCAACCACCTCGACGCCGACTCGATCGGCTGGCTGCGCGACTTCCTGGTGCGCCAAGATGGCGGGCTCGTCGTCATCAGCCACGATGTCGATCTGCTCGACGCGGTTGTCAACAAGGTGTGGTACCTCGATGCCAACCGCGCCGTACTCGACGTCTACAACGTCGGTTGGAAGGACTACCTCAAGCAGCGCGACGTCGATGAGAAGCGTCGCAAGCGCGAGCGCGCGAACGCTGAGAAGAAGGCCGGCGCGCTGCTGTCACAGGCAGACAAGATGCGCGCCAAGGCCACGAAGGCAGTTGCCGCGCAAAACATGGCGCGCCGCGCCGAGCAGCTGCTTGCCGGCCTCGAAGAGGAGCGCCAGAGCGATCGCGTCGCTCGCGTTCGCTTCCCGGCACCGGCCCCGGCCGGGCGTACGCCGCTGCAGGCCGAAGGATTGAGCAAATCCTATGGTTCGCTGGAAATATTCACCGACGTCGATCTTGCGGTCGACCGGGGCACGCGGGTCGTCGTACTCGGCCTCAACGGAGCGGGTAAGACCACCCTGCTGCGGCTGCTTTTCGGCGCCGAGCCGCCGGACTCCGGACGCGTCGTGCCCGGCCACGGGCTGAAGATGGGCTACTTCGCTCAGGAGCACGAGACGATCGACGGCAGCCTCAGCGTGCTGGAGAACATCACGCGCGCCGCACCGGATGCGGCGAGCACGGACCTGCGAAAGATCCTCGGTGCCTTCCTGTTCTCTGGCGACAGCGTGCACCAACCCGCCGGAACGCTCTCGGGCGGGGAGAAGACGCGGCTCGCGCTGGCGAGCCTGGTCAGTAGCGGCGCCAACGTGCTGCTGCTGGACGAGCCGACCAACAACCTCGACCCCGCCTCGCGCGAGCAGGTGCTCGACGCGCTCAAGACCTACACCGGTGCGGTCATCCTGGTGACCCACGATGAGGGCGCGGTCGAGGCGCTGGCGCCGGAGAAGGTCATCCTGCTTCCCGACGGTGTCGAGGACAACTGGTCACCGGACCTCGCTGACCTAGTCGCCCTCGCGTAG
- a CDS encoding potassium channel family protein gives MAEQSILRLPERVVSPVRSLSSRIGIALALIAVVVAVVYIDRDGYRDGDERGLTLLDAVYYTTVTMTTTGYGDITPVSDSARLVNIIVITPLRVMFLILLVGTTLEVLATQGRERLKMARWRRHMKNHVVIVGYGTKGRAAVETLTNSGVERENIIVIDPSNQASLEAQSDGLASIIGDATRRDVLVRAQAAEADQIIITTNRDDSAVLATLTARQLNPKAHIIVAVREQENIHLLRQSGADQTVTSSEAVGRMLALASVNPSLAEVLEDMLSPGNGLEVAQRDVHPDEVGRSPKWTSDQVLGVYRNGHLYRFFEDQVKTLEDGDRLVVVRNADQARTPRTPEREPRSER, from the coding sequence TTGGCCGAACAGTCGATCCTGCGCCTACCTGAGCGTGTCGTCTCACCGGTCCGGTCGCTGTCATCGCGCATCGGGATCGCCCTTGCGCTGATCGCGGTCGTCGTGGCGGTGGTCTATATCGACCGGGACGGCTATCGCGACGGCGATGAGCGCGGCCTGACGCTGCTGGACGCCGTTTACTACACAACCGTCACGATGACCACGACCGGGTACGGCGATATCACCCCGGTCTCGGACTCGGCGAGGCTCGTCAACATCATCGTCATCACCCCGCTACGCGTGATGTTCCTGATCCTGTTGGTCGGTACGACGCTCGAAGTGCTTGCCACCCAGGGCCGCGAGCGCCTGAAGATGGCTCGCTGGAGGAGACACATGAAGAACCACGTCGTCATTGTCGGCTACGGCACGAAGGGCCGAGCGGCGGTCGAGACCCTCACCAACAGCGGCGTCGAGCGCGAGAACATCATCGTCATCGACCCCAGCAACCAGGCGTCGCTGGAGGCACAGTCTGACGGGCTCGCCTCGATCATCGGTGATGCGACGCGTCGCGACGTACTCGTGCGGGCCCAGGCCGCCGAAGCCGACCAGATCATCATCACGACCAACCGCGACGACTCGGCTGTCCTGGCGACGCTCACCGCCCGCCAGCTGAATCCGAAGGCGCACATTATCGTGGCGGTGCGCGAGCAGGAGAACATCCACCTGCTGCGCCAGAGTGGGGCCGACCAGACCGTGACGTCGTCCGAGGCGGTCGGTCGCATGCTTGCGCTCGCGTCGGTCAACCCGTCGCTGGCCGAGGTGCTCGAGGACATGCTCAGCCCCGGCAACGGCCTGGAGGTCGCGCAGCGCGACGTACACCCCGACGAGGTCGGCCGCTCACCGAAGTGGACCTCTGACCAGGTGCTCGGCGTCTACCGCAACGGACACCTCTACCGCTTCTTCGAAGATCAGGTCAAGACGCTCGAAGACGGCGACCGGCTGGTCGTCGTCCGCAATGCCGACCAGGCCCGCACCCCGCGAACCCCCGAGCGCGAACCGCGATCCGAACGTTAA
- a CDS encoding metal-sulfur cluster assembly factor, whose amino-acid sequence MTDTAPNTNSTETAHTSEPAATDAATDATAAPAGDTKVAALDDLEEAMRDVVDPELGINVVDLGLVYGMDIDDNNVATIDMTLTSAACPLTDVIEDQTHAAVTGGPGPGLCKDVKINWVWMPPWSMEKITDEGREQLRALGFNL is encoded by the coding sequence GTGACCGACACCGCACCGAACACGAACTCGACCGAGACCGCTCACACCTCAGAGCCGGCAGCGACGGACGCCGCGACCGACGCGACCGCGGCGCCCGCCGGCGATACCAAGGTCGCCGCGCTCGATGATCTCGAGGAGGCGATGCGTGACGTCGTCGACCCCGAGCTCGGGATCAACGTCGTCGATCTCGGTCTCGTCTATGGCATGGACATCGACGACAACAACGTCGCCACCATCGACATGACGCTGACGTCCGCGGCCTGCCCGCTGACCGACGTCATCGAAGACCAGACCCACGCTGCCGTCACCGGCGGACCCGGCCCGGGCCTGTGCAAGGACGTCAAGATCAACTGGGTCTGGATGCCGCCGTGGTCGATGGAGAAGATCACCGACGAGGGCCGCGAACAGCTTCGCGCGCTGGGCTTCAACCTCTAA
- the sufU gene encoding Fe-S cluster assembly sulfur transfer protein SufU: MKLESMYQEIILDHYRNPQGKGLRDPFDGESHQVNPTCGDEVTVRVKLSEDGERVEDLSYDGIGCSISQASESVLYELVHGQSISDAMSKLDAFTELMMSKGAIEPDEDILEDGVAFAGVAKFPARVKCALLGWMAFKDAAARGGAQIPGEAS; this comes from the coding sequence ATGAAGCTCGAATCGATGTACCAGGAGATCATCCTGGACCACTACCGCAACCCGCAGGGCAAAGGTCTGCGTGACCCGTTCGATGGCGAGTCACACCAGGTCAACCCGACGTGCGGCGACGAGGTCACCGTGCGGGTGAAGCTCAGCGAGGACGGCGAGCGCGTCGAGGACCTGTCCTACGACGGAATCGGCTGCTCGATCAGTCAGGCCTCGGAGTCGGTGCTGTACGAGCTGGTGCACGGCCAGAGCATCAGCGATGCGATGAGCAAGCTCGATGCGTTCACCGAACTTATGATGAGCAAAGGGGCCATCGAGCCCGACGAAGACATACTTGAAGATGGCGTCGCGTTTGCCGGCGTCGCGAAGTTCCCAGCGCGGGTCAAGTGCGCGCTGCTGGGTTGGATGGCATTCAAAGACGCGGCCGCACGAGGCGGCGCGCAGATCCCCGGGGAGGCGTCGTGA
- a CDS encoding aminotransferase class V-fold PLP-dependent enzyme: MSSKYDVEAIRADFPILKREFDDGVPLIYLDSANTSQKPQSVIDTMDEHFALHNANVARAMHRLGEESTSAMEDARAKVASFIGASRPEEVVFTKNASEALNLLARSVGDATGELKIGPGDEIVISEMEHHSNIVPWQLLAERTGATLRWFGITEEGRLDLSDIDSLINERTKVVSITHVSNMLGTINPIRELADKAHAVGALMFVDASQAVPQMPYDVSTLGADAVAFTGHKMVGPTGVGVLWARYELLEQLPPFLGGGEMIEIVKMSGSTYAPPPYKFEAGTPPIVQIVGLGAAVDYLNNIGMDAIAEHERALTGYALDAMQSVKGVRILGPTTTENRGGAISFELDQIHPHDVGQVLDSYGIAVRGGHHCARPAHERFKIGSSTRISPYLYTTTAEIDAFIEGLDKVKSFFRVDY, from the coding sequence ATGTCTAGCAAGTACGACGTCGAGGCGATCCGCGCCGACTTCCCGATCCTCAAGCGGGAGTTCGACGACGGCGTGCCGCTGATCTACCTCGACTCGGCCAACACCTCGCAGAAGCCGCAGTCGGTCATCGACACGATGGATGAGCACTTCGCGTTGCACAACGCCAACGTCGCTCGCGCGATGCACCGGCTCGGCGAGGAGTCGACGTCGGCGATGGAGGACGCACGCGCCAAGGTCGCGTCCTTCATTGGTGCCTCGCGGCCCGAAGAGGTCGTCTTCACCAAGAACGCCTCCGAGGCGCTCAACCTCTTGGCGCGCTCTGTCGGCGATGCCACCGGTGAGCTCAAGATCGGCCCCGGCGACGAGATCGTCATCAGCGAGATGGAGCACCACTCCAACATCGTGCCGTGGCAGCTACTCGCCGAACGGACCGGCGCGACCTTGCGCTGGTTCGGGATCACCGAGGAGGGCCGGCTCGATCTCAGCGATATCGACTCGCTGATCAACGAGCGCACTAAGGTCGTCTCGATCACGCATGTCTCCAACATGCTCGGCACCATCAATCCGATCCGCGAGCTGGCCGACAAAGCGCATGCTGTCGGTGCGTTGATGTTTGTCGATGCCTCGCAGGCGGTGCCGCAGATGCCGTACGACGTGTCCACGCTCGGCGCTGACGCGGTGGCCTTCACCGGCCACAAGATGGTCGGCCCCACCGGCGTAGGCGTGCTGTGGGCACGTTACGAGCTGCTCGAGCAGCTGCCACCGTTCCTCGGCGGTGGCGAGATGATCGAGATCGTGAAGATGAGCGGCTCGACGTACGCCCCGCCGCCGTACAAGTTCGAGGCCGGCACCCCGCCGATCGTGCAGATCGTCGGGCTCGGTGCCGCGGTCGACTACCTCAACAACATCGGGATGGATGCCATCGCCGAGCACGAGCGCGCGCTGACCGGCTACGCGCTCGATGCGATGCAGTCGGTCAAGGGTGTGCGCATCCTCGGTCCGACGACGACGGAGAACCGTGGGGGAGCGATCAGCTTCGAGCTCGACCAGATCCACCCGCACGATGTCGGTCAGGTGCTGGACTCCTACGGCATCGCCGTACGCGGTGGACACCACTGCGCTCGACCCGCGCACGAGCGGTTCAAGATCGGCTCGTCCACTCGCATCTCGCCGTACCTCTACACCACGACCGCCGAGATCGACGCCTTCATCGAAGGGCTGGACAAGGTCAAGTCGTTCTTCCGGGTCGACTACTAG
- the sufC gene encoding Fe-S cluster assembly ATPase SufC, whose product MATLDIKDLHVSVDTNEEKKPILKGVDLTVNSGETHALMGPNGSGKSTLAYSIAGHPKYEITGGSVTLDGVDILDMTVDERARAGLFLAMQYPVEVPGVSVANFLRTAATAVRGESPKLRTWVKEVKGAMDDLKMDPSFSERSLNEGFSGGEKKRHEILQMELLKPKFAVLDETDSGLDIDALRVVSDGINRVRSSGDTGVLLITHYTRILRYVKPDFVHVFAGGKIVESGGPELADELEANGYERFITANA is encoded by the coding sequence ATGGCTACCTTGGACATCAAGGACCTGCACGTCAGCGTCGATACCAACGAAGAGAAGAAGCCGATCCTCAAGGGCGTCGACCTCACCGTGAACTCCGGTGAGACCCACGCGCTCATGGGTCCCAACGGCTCGGGTAAATCGACCCTCGCCTACTCGATCGCCGGACACCCCAAGTACGAGATCACCGGTGGCAGCGTCACCCTCGACGGTGTCGACATCCTCGACATGACCGTCGACGAGCGCGCTCGCGCCGGCCTGTTCCTCGCGATGCAGTACCCCGTCGAGGTTCCGGGCGTCTCGGTCGCCAACTTCCTGCGCACCGCGGCAACCGCCGTCCGCGGCGAGTCGCCGAAGCTGCGCACCTGGGTCAAGGAAGTCAAGGGCGCCATGGACGACCTCAAGATGGATCCGTCCTTCTCCGAGCGCTCGCTCAACGAAGGCTTCTCCGGTGGCGAGAAGAAGCGCCACGAGATCCTGCAGATGGAGCTGCTGAAGCCGAAGTTCGCCGTACTCGACGAAACCGACTCCGGTCTGGACATCGACGCGCTGCGGGTCGTCTCCGACGGCATCAACCGCGTCCGCTCCAGCGGTGACACCGGCGTACTGCTCATCACGCACTACACCCGCATCCTGCGCTACGTGAAGCCGGACTTCGTGCACGTCTTTGCCGGCGGCAAGATCGTCGAGTCCGGTGGACCCGAGCTCGCCGACGAGCTCGAGGCCAACGGCTACGAGCGCTTCATCACCGCCAACGCCTAA
- the sufD gene encoding Fe-S cluster assembly protein SufD: MTATDSPAVAGAIETTDKVLSHLHPEGSFQVEDHPVPSGREEIWRFTPMRRLRDLHKEAPFGASIDVEVGAPEGVQTERVEITDKTATIAGYQPTDRITARAWDAVSYIDRVVLPSDVVLDEPVVITATGNGVGEQAAAARLQIVAQKFSRGTVVLDFKGSAVLADAIEIVVEDGAHLTVVTLDDWADDALHHSAQHATVGRDATFRHITVTFGGDLVRANTSVSYAGPGGEAELLGVYFADAGQHIEHRLFVDHDAPKTKSNVDYKGALQGKDAHTVWIGDILIRKVAEGIETYEANRNLVLTDGCRADSVPNLEIETGDIEGAGHASTTGRFDDEQLFYLQARGIPAEEARRLVVRGFFADIIRKIGIKDIEEKLIAAVEEELARSNA, encoded by the coding sequence GTGACTGCAACTGATAGCCCTGCTGTGGCGGGGGCGATCGAGACGACGGACAAGGTGCTCTCGCACCTGCATCCCGAGGGCTCGTTCCAGGTCGAGGACCACCCGGTCCCCAGTGGCCGCGAGGAGATCTGGCGCTTCACCCCGATGCGCCGCCTTCGCGACCTTCACAAGGAAGCGCCGTTCGGCGCGAGCATTGACGTCGAAGTCGGCGCGCCCGAAGGCGTCCAGACCGAACGCGTCGAGATCACCGACAAGACCGCCACGATCGCCGGCTACCAGCCGACCGACCGCATCACTGCCCGCGCCTGGGACGCCGTGAGCTACATCGACCGCGTCGTGCTTCCGAGCGACGTCGTACTCGACGAGCCGGTTGTCATCACCGCGACCGGCAACGGAGTGGGCGAGCAGGCCGCCGCCGCGCGCCTGCAGATCGTCGCGCAGAAGTTCAGCCGCGGCACCGTCGTACTCGACTTCAAGGGCTCGGCCGTGCTCGCTGACGCCATCGAGATTGTCGTCGAAGACGGTGCGCACCTCACCGTCGTCACCCTCGATGACTGGGCCGACGACGCGCTGCACCACTCGGCGCAGCACGCCACCGTCGGGCGCGACGCGACGTTCCGGCACATCACCGTCACCTTCGGCGGCGACCTCGTGCGCGCCAACACCTCGGTGTCGTACGCCGGACCCGGCGGCGAGGCCGAGCTGCTCGGCGTCTACTTCGCCGATGCCGGCCAGCACATCGAGCACCGGTTGTTCGTCGACCACGACGCACCGAAGACCAAGAGCAACGTCGACTACAAAGGCGCGCTGCAGGGCAAGGACGCGCACACCGTGTGGATCGGCGACATCCTGATCCGCAAGGTCGCCGAAGGCATCGAGACCTACGAGGCCAACCGCAACCTGGTGCTCACCGACGGCTGCCGCGCCGACTCGGTGCCGAACCTGGAGATCGAGACCGGTGACATCGAAGGCGCCGGTCACGCCAGCACCACCGGCCGGTTCGACGACGAGCAGCTGTTCTACCTGCAGGCCCGCGGCATCCCCGCCGAGGAGGCCCGCCGGCTCGTCGTGCGCGGCTTCTTTGCCGACATCATCCGCAAGATCGGCATCAAGGACATCGAAGAGAAGCTGATCGCCGCCGTCGAAGAAGAGCTCGCCCGCTCTAACGCCTAG
- the sufB gene encoding Fe-S cluster assembly protein SufB, producing the protein MTTTDGAPITQDEHIEALSRYNYGWRDTDNAGAIAKRGLSEQVVREISALKNEPEWMLKTRLKGLDLFERKPMPQWGADLSGIDFDNIKYFVRSTEKQAATWDDLPEDIKNTYDKLGIPEAEKQRLVAGVAAQYESEVVYHQIQEELEAQGVIFVDTDTGLREYPELFEEYFGTVIPAGDNKFSALNTAVWSGGSFIYVPPGVHVDIPLQAYFRINTENMGQFERTLIIADEGSYVHYVEGCTAPIYSSDSLHSAVVEIVVKKNARVRYTTIQNWSNNVYNLVTKRANAYEGATMEWIDGNIGSKVTMKYPAVFMLGEHARGEVLSVAFAGEGQHQDAGSKMVHQAPHTSSSIISKSVARGGGRASYRGLVRVAPRAHGSSSVVKCDALLVDQISRSDTYPYVDIRNDDVSMGHEATVTKVSEDQLFYLMSRGMEEDEAMAMIVRGFVEPIAKELPMEYALELNRLIELQMEGAVG; encoded by the coding sequence ATGACCACGACCGACGGTGCACCGATCACTCAGGACGAGCACATCGAGGCACTGAGCCGGTACAACTACGGCTGGCGCGACACCGACAACGCCGGCGCGATCGCCAAGCGCGGTTTGTCCGAGCAGGTCGTCCGTGAGATCTCCGCGCTCAAGAACGAGCCCGAGTGGATGCTCAAGACCCGCCTGAAGGGTCTCGACCTCTTCGAGCGCAAGCCGATGCCGCAGTGGGGCGCTGACCTCTCGGGCATCGACTTCGACAACATCAAGTACTTCGTGCGCTCGACCGAGAAGCAGGCTGCCACCTGGGACGACCTGCCCGAGGACATCAAGAACACCTACGACAAGCTCGGCATCCCCGAGGCGGAGAAGCAGCGCCTGGTCGCTGGCGTCGCCGCCCAGTACGAGTCCGAGGTCGTCTACCACCAGATCCAGGAAGAGCTCGAAGCTCAGGGCGTCATCTTCGTCGACACCGACACCGGCCTGCGCGAGTACCCCGAGCTGTTTGAGGAGTACTTCGGCACCGTCATCCCAGCTGGTGACAACAAGTTCTCCGCGCTCAACACCGCGGTCTGGTCCGGTGGCTCGTTCATCTACGTCCCGCCGGGCGTGCACGTCGACATCCCGCTGCAGGCCTACTTCCGGATCAACACCGAAAACATGGGCCAGTTCGAGCGCACCCTCATCATCGCCGACGAGGGCTCCTACGTGCACTACGTCGAGGGCTGCACCGCGCCGATCTACTCCTCGGACTCGTTGCACTCCGCGGTCGTGGAGATCGTCGTCAAGAAGAACGCCCGGGTGCGCTACACGACCATCCAGAACTGGTCGAACAACGTCTACAACCTGGTCACCAAGCGCGCCAACGCCTACGAAGGCGCCACCATGGAGTGGATCGACGGCAACATCGGCTCCAAGGTGACCATGAAGTACCCGGCCGTGTTCATGCTCGGCGAGCACGCCCGCGGCGAGGTTCTCTCGGTCGCGTTCGCCGGCGAAGGCCAGCACCAGGACGCCGGCTCGAAGATGGTGCACCAGGCACCGCACACCTCGAGCTCGATCATCTCCAAGTCGGTCGCCCGCGGCGGCGGACGTGCGTCGTACCGCGGCCTGGTCCGCGTCGCGCCGCGCGCCCACGGCTCGTCTTCGGTCGTGAAGTGCGACGCGCTGCTGGTCGACCAGATCAGCCGCTCGGACACCTACCCCTACGTCGACATCCGCAATGACGACGTGTCGATGGGGCACGAGGCCACCGTCACGAAGGTCAGCGAAGACCAGCTCTTCTACCTGATGAGCCGTGGCATGGAGGAGGACGAGGCAATGGCGATGATCGTCCGCGGCTTCGTCGAGCCAATCGCCAAGGAGCTGCCGATGGAGTACGCGCTGGAGCTGAACCGCCTGATCGAGCTGCAAATGGAAGGCGCGGTCGGCTAG